The Aspergillus luchuensis IFO 4308 DNA, chromosome 6, nearly complete sequence genome segment TGTGGAGGCGCGATGCAAGTCTCAACGTGTCCCGAGTGTGGTGCCCCAGTTGGGGGCCAGAGCCATCAAACGGTCGACGGAGTTACGCGTGCGAATGACTTGGAACAGAGACTAGCAAACTTGACACTTGAATGATGTGAGATTACACAAGGGGATAGTTAAAGGTGTTGGGAATCAAGTGGTTAATTAGCTGTTCTATGTTGTTGATATGTCATCTGTAATGTTGGTGCGCGATAACCCAGATAAGACTGATAAGAGTGATGACACCCTTGCTTATTATTCTCTACCTAGTTAATTCGAATCTATGGAATTTGACGAAtgatatcttataaatcgTGAGTCGTGAAATAGACTTAGGGTGACTCATGTTGGCTCATGTTGATGGCGGATTACTCAATTGCGGGAATCTCTTACCAATCGGGATTACATCACTAACGTTAGTTACGTTCCaataagtataaaataaGCAGCAACCCAACTACAACCACCTACTAGCCATTGCATATTTCCAAGTACATCAACATGACTACCAATCATTCCCACAACATCCTAATTACCGGAGCCTCTGGCTACCTGGGAGGAACTCTCCTTTCCCGCTGGCAAACAGCCCAACTGCCCTCCCACGGCACCCTGTATGCTCTCGTGCGAACCGAGCAACAGAGCCAAGCTGTGCAGCAATACGGCGCTACTCCATTATACATGGGCCTCAATGATGACCAGAACATTATCCAGACCATCGTCGACCATGAAATCTCCATCATTTATTTCCTCATCGACGCCGCCAGCGCCCGCACCCAAGTGCCCATGATCCAGGCATTGGGCCAAGTGCGCGAGCGCACTGGGAAACCCGTCCATTTCTTGCATACTTCTGGTGCTAAGCTATTCAGCAGTCATGCTGGACATCCGACCGATCGTGCATTCTCGGATGCTGATCCAGGACTGTATGAAATGCAGAGGACTGCGAAGCCGTCGCATCCGTGGCTTGGGCCGGTGAGTGCCATCTCTTTTCTGTATCTTCACAATTGTCTATATACTTACTGAGTCTAGGCTTTGGAAGCTAATAACACCGTAATTGCTACGGCAGAAGCAAATGGAGTACGCAGTTACATCTTCATTCCGTGTGTGGTCTACGGACCAGGAGAAGGGTTCGGGAACCGCATCTCCATCCAGACGGTCGCGATTGTCAAGGCAGCCCTCAAGGCAAAGCGTGTGTATCGTGTGGATTCGGGACGGCCTGTATGCATTTATTCCTCGTCTTGTTTTGAATCTCACTCTAGTTCAAGGCTAATGTGGCATAGGTCTGGCCCGTCGCTCATATCCAGGACACCGTCGGTCTGTATCTGGATCTGCTTCGGAAAATGCTCCTAGAGGAAACACTGGATTCGGGTCGACAAGGGTACTACTTGGCTGCGTCGGGCACTGTGGCTTGGGATGATTTGTATAGCGCTATGGCGCAAAGGCTGGCGGAACGAGGAGTAATTGAGGATGCGACGGTGGGGGATGCCAATGATGCTGTCCTAGAGGAGATAGGCGAGGCGCTAAGTCGTCCGAAGGACTTTGTGCCTGTAGAATTGGGCGGAGGGTAAGTTTCCGAAGGATTGATGCTGGCGAATGTACTTGTACTGATGTTGGTAGATGTGTGCTGGATGCGCAGCATGGTCGACAGTTTGGCTGGCGGCCGCGGTATAGCCCCGAGCATGCTCTCACCACGGCAAAGGACGAGGTAGATTGGATCTTGGAGCATCTAGACCGGAGTTAAAAGGTGTTGACACTATGATATGAGCGATTGACCAAGAGTGCTTGAGGGGATGTACATAGTATTGGTTATGATACTGTTATTACATATAAACTAAAGAATTTGAATACGATATCTATAACCTCAAACAGCCGAGAAGGATTCGGAAATATACACTAAAGGGTACGCCACAAGGTAGCCAGAGTGTGACTGTGTCAGCCATCATTCTAGGCCTTGGAAAGATCCCCTCTCATGCGATCATAGTTGACCACAGCCTCCAGCAGTGTCTGAGTACCGAGAGCACTACATATAAGAGTCAGAAACAATATTAACCACGACAACGACGCACACTTACCAATGAGACGGGCTACAATACTCCTCAGGATGATGGCTGACACCCTCCTTGCATGGCACAAAGATCATCGCCGTGGGACAATGCCGACTAGTATAAACACTATCATGACCGGCTCCGCTAGTCAGTTGCATCCACTGGTCCTTTCCAACCAGCTGTGTGGCTGCATCTTGGATAGCGGTGATGCAGTGCTCGTCGAATTTGACAGCCGCAGAATCCGTGTCCAGCGTCCAGTCCAGCGAGACGCCCTTGCCGTCCTCCTGCGCAATCTCAGCAAACGCTTGCAGACATTCGTCCTGCACCGCGTGCACTACAGCGTCCTGGGGATGGCGGATGTCCAGGGTGAAGGTCACTTCGGAGGCAACCGTGTTGGTGGAGGAACTGCGCGGCAGCTTCATCACGCCCGTGGAGGCGAGTCCGCCATGTCGCTTGGCAATGGCGTTGGAGGCCACGATCATCTTTGATGCAGCAAGAACGGGATCCCGGCGTGCTGCCAGGGGGGTCGTGCCGGTATGGGCATCACGACCACCCACCGTGATGGTGAACCACCGGTATCCCTGCGCTCCACGTACGACACCTACAGACTTGCCCGCCTCCTCGAGTATAGGTCCCTGTTCGATGTGGAGCTCGAAATGAGCGCCCAGAGGGTATCCAGTCGCTGGATCATGGGAGCAGGCCACTGAACCGAGGAAGCCGTGGCGCTCCAACTCTGAACGCAGGGTCACGGCCGGGTTAAAGATGTCTGTCAGTCCCCAAGTTTTCTCGAGGGGGATTTCCCCAGCCCAGACACCGGAGGAGCACATGGACTTGGGGAACCGAGCACCTTCCTCGCTGTGTGCCAGCGGTTAGAACGATGGTGTAACATCAACGGGTACGCAGGAGTTAGACATACTTGGTCCAGTTAACCAATCCGATGTCAAAGTTGGTTCGGAATCCATTCTCCTTCATAGTGCGCAAGACCTCCAGGGCCGCGAGGACACCCAGAATCCCGTCATAGCGACCCCCCCTAGGCTGAGTGTCAAGATGGCTGCCCATCGCTGTCATGGGCGCGGGTGATCCCAAGGATCCACGCTGTCTCGCAAACATATTGCCCATCTGGTCGACCGTAACTGTGCAATCCAGTTTCTCAACTTCTTCGCGCAGCCAACGGCGCACCTTGGCATCATCTTCGGTCAGGCAGAGTCGAGCCATGCCGGTCTCTGTCGGTCCTCTGCCATTCCGCCGTCAGCTTGAATATTCCATCTCAAAGACTGGCGAATTTTCTAACGGGCGCATAACTTACTCGCCATAACGATGGGCAGCTCCCCATTCACATGTTTGATGGAGAGTCTCCATGAGGCGATCTGAGTTGATACGGAGCCCTGAACCCGACGCGGTGGATAGCCAGCGGCGCGAGGCCGGGCGCGACAACTGGCGGGTAAGTGTACGGCCAAACATCGTCGGGGCGTAGAGGCGCAGCTGTGATTTACTGGGTTCTACCAGTTTGCTGGTAAAGCTCGAGTCTTATATACGCAGACGACATACATTGCTTTCGGAAATGGGGAGGAATTGAGTTTTCGGGTATGTCCTTGCGCCTTCTGGGGACAAGTGAAAAGTGAGGATTTGTCGCGAGAGGGCGCATCCCTTCTCGGCAACCGGGAATGAAggtctcttttctccccgcCCGTTATATATGGAATGGCACCATCCAGTCAGTGGGATAGATGAGAATTCAAAAAGAAATCTCATCATAATGTCCACTTTTCGCAGGCCGATCTACGTGAATCCCAGCTCGTCCACGACCACCTCGGCGGCCTCCCCGGGGGCGCTGGCCTTCCACCAACAATTCCCCGGCTATGCGCCGAGTCCGCTGGTGCCGCTGCCCGCTGTGGCTGAGGAACTAGGAGTGCGTGCTGTCTACCTCAAGCAGGAGAGCAACCGCTTCGGTTTACCCTCTTTTAAAGTCTTGGGGGCCTCCTGGGCCATCTACCAGGCCATCCGCTCGTTTGTACAGTTACCAGAGGGTACACCACTTGGCACCTTGATCGAGCGGGTGCGCGCACAGTCCGCGCCCATTACCCTGCTCGCGGCCACTGAGGGCAACCATGGCCGTGCTGTGGCCCGCATCGCCCGGCAGATGTCGCTCCAATGTCACATCTACGTCCCGTGCACAATGCACGCCTACACTCAGGAAAAGATCCGCTCCGAGGGAGCCGAAGTCAAAGTGGTGGACGGGGACTATGACCACGCCGTCGAGACCGCTGCCACGGCCGCCAACCAAATGTCCCAGGGCATCCTGGTGCAGGATACGGCGCTAGAAGGCTACGAAGAGATCCCGGcctgggtggtggagggctATGCCACCTTGCTCCAGGAAGCCGACGCCCAGCTCCACGCCCTGGGCCTGCAGAACAGCCTCGTCGTGGCCCCGGTGGGCGTGGGCTCCTTCGCGGAAGCTGTCGCCACATACTATAAGTCGCGCGACACGCCCGCCACCGTCGTAGCCGTGGAGCCGGATACAGCGCCTAGCCTGACGCACAGCTTGCAACAAGGCCATCCAAGCTCCGTCACGACTAGTCCCAGCATCATGGCCGGCATGAACTGCGGCACGGTATCGTCCGCCGCCTGGCCCCTGTTGCGGCAGCTAGTCGACGTTAGTCTCACCATTTCGGACTGGGAGAGCCACTGCGCCGTGCAAGACCTGGCTGCCCAATCCATCGACTCCGGTCCTTGTGGTGCTGCTTCCCTGGCTGCCATCCGCCGGCTGAAGGCGGAGGCTTCACCGACCTCgactttcttttccccagaTTCCgtcatcctgctcctcagCACGGAGGGCTCTCGCCCCTACGAGGTCCCAATGGATGTCTCCGTGGATGATCCGGTGGCACTGACACAGGTGCTCACGCGGATCAACTCCTCCAATCTCACGTTGTCCAAGACACAGGGCGCCGGAGAAACGGCCATCACCAACTACCTCTGTGCCTGGTTCGCCCATCGCGCCATCGAGCACCATCGCATCGAGACGGCGCCCGGACGACCTTCGGTGGTGGGCATCATCCGCGGCTCCGGCGGGGGAGCGTCCGTCATGTTGAACGGACACGTCGATACAGTCAGTCTGACCACCTATGATGGCGATGCGCTCACAGGCCATCTGGGGGTGAAAGATGGAAAGGAGGCCGTGTTTGGTCGCGGCACGTTGGATATGAAGGGTGGTCTGGCGGCCGGGCTCTCAGCCCTTCTCGTGGCCCGAGAGCAACGACTGGCTGGAGATGTGATAGTCGCAGCGGTagcagacgaggaagatgcttCGCAGGGCACCCAGGACGTGATTGCGGCAGGCTGGCGGGCTGATGCGGGGATCATCCTCGAGCCGACTAACATGGCCATCGCGCACGCGCACAAGGGCTTTGTGTGGGTAGAAGTGGAGATCTTGGGCCGAGCGGCCCACGGGTCCCAGCCAGCCGATGGAGTGGACGCCATCTTGAACATGGGGCACCTGCTCCAGGCATTGCGTGAGTATCAGACGCAACTGCCCATTGACCCGGTGCTAGGACCGGGGTCACTGCACTGTGGAGTCATCcagggcggagaagaagtctcCTCGTACCCTGCCAGCTGCACACTGACTCTGGAATACCGCACTGTGCCGGTGCAGACCAATGAGATGATCCTGGCTGAGCTGGGTGCCATCCTAAAGCGACTAAGTGACGAGCATTTCGACTTCCAGTATCGAGAGCCGCGCATCACGCTTTGGCGCCCCAGCCAGCATGTTCCCAAGGATCATCCGGTGGTGCAGCAATTGGTCCAGCTGGGCACCGAGGTTGTCGGACAACCTCCCCGGGTCCAAAGTGCTCCGTTCTGGTGTGATGCCGCATTACTCACTGAGGCAGGGACCCCAAGTGTGGTGTTTGGCCCATCGGGGGCAGGCTTGCACTCGCGCGAAGAAtgggtggaggtggacagTATGCGCGAGCTGCGGGAGATTCTGGGGCAGTTTATCCAGCAATTCTGTAAATAGATCGAGACAACATGATCAGATATCATGTACCTATGAAGGAGATGATACAGAGAATAAAAGAATAGACCTGAAAACCCTTGAGCaattgttgttgatgatatgATCAATTCACGTTACGAACATCGGCAAAGTTGATGGAGATTAGTAACCAGTTAAATCCTCAGGCCAATCACCGGCTGAATTCGCCGACTTTCTCCCTAATATGAAAGGCGGTGAAACAAGCGACCCTCTTCTGTCCCCGCCTTCCCCCATGTAgcctctttcccttcttctccatcttctccttcatcttctcctcttcctttttatGTGTAacttccctcctctcttgTCTTGTGGACTGCCTTCTATGCCTTCACTATGACATTCCCCATAGTCCATTCTCCTTAAATTGTTCTTCAGGTGGCTTGTCCCTAGCTTACCTCCCTTCCCACGTCATGGCCAACTCCTCCGACGCTCCCCCGCCATCCACCGACGACGACCACTGGGCGCAATGGCTGCCCTCCGTCTACCCAGATGCCCTCCCGGGCGTGGTAGACGCGGAGGCTCTCTCATCTATGACTCCTCAGTTGCAGGATGACTGGGGCTCACTGGAGATGCTTTCCAGCGAAACCCTTTGGTCGACGCAGCCGGattccaccaacaacacaacGATCATCCCCCCGCCCGATGACTTTGTCAATGTCTCTCAGTGGCTCGCTGGCGCATATCGTCCCCCTGTCCCCTGCATGTACTGTCAACAGCACCGACTGCAGTGCCTCATCATTCGCACCACCCAGGCCAATCCGAACCCCGTCACATCCTGTTCCAGTTGCGTCGCCCTCTTCCGTGAATGCAGCCTCGCCCGCGGCGAGAAGCGCCATCCTGCCGGCTTCGAAACCGTCTTTCCCGTGTTCAATCATATGCATGGCGTCACCGAGTGgaccgaggaggagctgTTTCCTGCTCCACATGCATTACCGGTGTCGGATACACAGAATGGCCAGGCGCAATCGTCGTATgaccaggaaagaaaggaagaggacggaCAGCACAGGCCACGGTTTTCCCGAAAAGGTGCCAAAGTATTGCGGGATTGGCTTTATCGGAACCAGCATGCTCCGTATCCCACAGACGAACAGAAGGCAGCATTTGCCCAGCAGACCGGCCTCACCGAGAAGCAGATCTCCACCTGGTTTGCCAATGCCCGACGGCGCCATCGTATGGCCCACCGCACCTCCCGACCGAGTCAGATCTTCCGCAGCGGCTCCCCAATGCCCACTTCCCGATCGCCGGCCCTGACTCCAATGGAACGCTGGCAGCGATCACCACCAGACCAAGAACCCGTATCAGAGTCGGCTATTCAGCAAGCTATTGCCGCCGCCGGCACTGATGCCGCCTGGGATTACCCCAGCACCCCTGGCGGCGCGAGTCCCGGTTCTCGCCACTTCGCATCCTCCATTTCGAGTATCGACAGTGAACCGTCGCAGGCGTCGTCCGGGAGCTTCTCATCCGCCTGGAGTCATCAGTCCGAGAGCTTTCTGCCGTTCCCCCTGTCGGATGGGTGGCCGCGATCCCATTCCCGTCGCAGACGGCCCAGGCGCCAGTCGGCCGCGGGGAGCCCATATCAGTGTACTTTCTGTGTGGATATGTTCAAGAAAAAGCATGATTGGGTCCGTCACGAAAAGAGTGTACACCTGTCGTTGGAATCCTGGATATGTAGCGTGGGATCGGGCGCTCTAGATCTGGTTGGCTCGGAGGTATTACAATGCGATTTCTGCGGAGCCTCTCCACTTACCGAATCTCATTTCTCGACCCATGAGTTCGACGTGTGCGCGGATCGCCCGCTATCAGAACGTTCCTTCCGGCGTAAAGACCATTTGATCCAGCACTTTCGCAAGTTTCATCACTGTACCACGGTCCCTGCCTTACGTGTGGAGGCTTGTCGCGTCGTGACGAATGATGTGCAAAGCCGCTGTGGATTTTGTCAGCAAATCTTGTCGACGTGGGCAGCACGCGCGGATCATTTGGCAGAGCACTTCAAGAACGGACAGCGCATGGCGGACTGGTCGGGTGATTGGGGGCTGGACCCCTTGTACCAGGCCATGTTGCGGGATGCTGTCCTGCCCGCGGATCGGTCTGTATACGTTGAAGGGGGTTCTTGACCGTCGCAGATACCATATTCCAGGTATCGTAAGCATATAAACAACGTCTGCCAGTGGGCAGGTGGTTTTAGACATCTGAGGGTCGGATAGAGTTGCTCTTCAAATTATTGACTCTTCGACAAGGGCTGAGGTTGGCCGTCTCCTTTGAAACTCCTAACCAGATGACTATACCCAGGCCGACCACGTGCGCGACTGCCAAACCATCTATATCAAGCCTCCAGTGGTCTTGCCCCGGCGTGAAGATACGATCCGAGGTCTACTTGGGACGGAGCTGCATCCGAGCCTTACATGTGCAGGAGCACTAGTCTGGAACTTGCTCTCGACTGCCAATGCGTCGGATACTATGAAGAGATCAGCTTGCTGCACGTTCGCGGCATGTCTTGATCAACCTGTCGCGCCACTGATGCCGGCCAAAAACTTGTGTACGCTTTTGGTCTTGGTCTGAAGATATTCTAGCGTAGAGCCGGACCGTGGAGGACGTAGAAAGTATCGCATTATGGAGCTGTAAGAGCCGTGTGATAGTTTATGTATAGTACACTATCTCGATTATGGTCCAAGCGGAGCGACTATATAATAGACAATTCCTTAATGGCTGGCAGGTGGACTGCTACtatctctttttttcgtAATAGCACTAGCATACTCTATTTGAAGAGATATGGTATTTCCGACCGCTGAATTCTCATGTGGGTGGAACGAAAATACTGCGCTTCTTACCAACAATGTCTCTTGGCAGGCATCATGTATGCAAATTCGACTTGGCAGCAAGACCAAACGCCAGCTTCGATAGACTTGGTCGTTCAAAATAGCCCTGAAGTATATACAAGTGTGGTCTAACATTGAAATAATATGGATAGTACTACACAGAGACACTGCTGAACTGTTGATTCAGAGTTGTTTGGAGTTCTGTTTGTGgtcattactactactagtatcgACCGTTAGGGtaggaaaatatatataagtacttAATGTTTGGCACAGTCGTGCTATTTCTCTTCGCACGCTCGTCTGGCAACTACTTAGTATAGACCGACACTACGTACACTCAGCAGCAACTTTATTTCTCacaagaatataaatatgcCGGTACTTCGCCACTACTCCAAGCTTCATCGGTGTAGTGCGCACAATAAATAGGGTAACACAGCAGTGATGGTTTCCGGTCGGGTAATCATTTTCCCGGGCTATGCGGAGGGACGGAGCTACGCGCTGGCTACTAGTTGTGACCTTAACTCCAAGCAGCCTGGTGACCCACAACAGACGGAGGCCAGACTTTCAGATCTATTGACACATCATCCACAGCATCATTCATCCCAGCCATCCAGGCAAAATCTTCGTATATACATTTGTCTACTGGAAGAATATATCACACTAAGGGGCACCCCAAGGGCCCAACGGGCAGGGGGGTATGCTTTTGTACAGAACcatgaggagaagaggtaTCGTGCAAGAGTCGTCATCATGAAATCCGCATCACTTTCTTCAGCCCGCGCAGGGACACGGGCTTGACCAAATActcatccacccccgccGACAGCGCTTGTTGCTGGCGGTCTGCCGACCCCAAGCCCGTCACGGCGATGATACGCGAGGGAATGAGGCCGTTCTTCTTTTCGTATCGTCGGATGTGGTCCGTCGCGACGATGCCGTCCATCACGGGCATCGAAATATCTGTCGCATATGGTCAGTTGCAGTCCGGGTGCCGAGACACGGAGAGATGTCTTACCCATCAAGATGAGATCGTGGCGCCGAGTGGCTTCCTTGTACGTGTTCAGGGCGAGTAGTCCGTTGGAGGCAGTGTCATAGCTGCAACCAATCTTCCGAATGAACGTTGCCAGAATCTATGAACCAGGATTAGTCATGGCATGCAAGAACGTTGGCAGGATTCTCGACAAACCTTTAGATTGATGTCGTTGTCATCTACAATGAGAACATGTATGTCCTTGGGAGCTTTactgggaggatgagaatgcgCAGGCTCCAGCGGCGTACAAGGGGAGGCGAAATCGATGGCCGAATCTGGGGCACTCGGCGGCGTCAGACTAGGCGACGCGGACAGGGAGGGCTGCAGTGGCATCGGTGCCGGCCGCGACGGCGGGCGATTGAGCGCAGCCTCACGTGCTAGAGTCTGCACCCGCCGGATAGCGTCGTCAAATTTCTGGGGGCCGAATCTATTCTACTGTTAGTCTGGACAGATCACGAAAGGGTGTTATTAAGGTCGACCTACGGCTGAGATACCCGAACAACATTTGGAGCCAGCGCCTCAATTTGCGGCAGTGGCTTGTTGCTATCCAGTACGATGAAGTATTTGAACCCGCGCTGCACCATCGAGTCAAGGGGAGATGGTTTGTCTGGCGTAGGGTGCAGATCACCCTGTTCAACCACGGCCACGTCGCCCTGCGCACGATCCAAGGATTCGGCCAGTGACAGCGTCCAGCCTGGTTGCTGAACGAGTACAGAAGTCAGCGAGCTCCGAATGGCCAGCTTGCGTTTGGCTTCGGCCGGCAGGATGCCCGTGGGGATCTCCCGCGGATTGGGATAACCGTCAAATCCAATCAGGCAGGCTGCCATAGGCGGCAACGGCGTGGCGAGTTCGTCCGGGCTGCCGCGACGGGATGCCTGCGCCGCGCTAGGATGCACGGGGATATAGATGTCAACCTGTGTGCCCACGCCGACTTCGCTGCGTACGTCGATGTGGCCTTCTAACGAGGCAACCAGCTGGCGCACAATGCTGAATCCCAGCCCAAGACCCTCCGATAAAGCGTCTTCCTGCGtgaaaggagagaagagctTGTGTCGGAGGAAGTCTGGACTGATACCCGAACCCGTATCAGTGACCGACAGATGCGCCAAAACTGTGTGTGGGTTGGACTCGCGGCGGGCCTTGGAGAGCGACACCTCGACAAAACCTGCCTTGGTCCACTTCAACGAATTGCCCAGCAGGTTCATCACGATGCGTCGCCAGGCACCAGCTACCGACTGTATCCTCCACGTGCTCCGCTCCTGTACACGCACCACGACCGTGAGTTCCCCATCCGGCCGCGTAGAGGTCGGCTGCGCTGGGCGTCCCGTCAAGGGAGCCACCGCTTGGGCCAATCGCTGGCCCGTGTACTGAACATCCGTGACTTCTTCGATGAGGTCGTCGAGGTCGAACACGGTTAGAAGATTCGTCACGCTGGGTTTGGACTGGTCGGGGCTGGCCTCCTCAGTCGTCGTCAAGTTGTTGATCTTGGCGAAGTCCAAGCTGTTTGTAATTTAGCAGGGGGTAGTGTGGTAATTCATAAACCGGGCTAGACACTTACAGGTGGTTCAAGGTGTCCAGCAGAGTCAATCCACAGCTCTTGACCATATTCATCCAATGCGCCTGACTCGAATGCAGCGGGGTTGTCTGCAGCAGTTCTGCGCTGGCCAGGATGCCATGCAGTGGCGACCGCAGCTCATGGCTAACGGAGGAGATGAAATCCGACTTGGACTGCTGGGTGCTGGCCCAATCCACGCGGGCCAcctcggagatgatggagtcTCCGAACACTTTAAAGTA includes the following:
- a CDS encoding uncharacterized protein (COG:T;~EggNog:ENOG410PJCP;~InterPro:IPR001789,IPR003594,IPR003661,IPR036890, IPR036097,IPR011006,IPR004358,IPR005467;~PFAM:PF00512,PF02518,PF00072;~go_function: GO:0000155 - phosphorelay sensor kinase activity [Evidence IEA];~go_function: GO:0016772 - transferase activity, transferring phosphorus-containing groups [Evidence IEA];~go_process: GO:0000160 - phosphorelay signal transduction system [Evidence IEA];~go_process: GO:0007165 - signal transduction [Evidence IEA];~go_process: GO:0016310 - phosphorylation [Evidence IEA]), translating into MAASFQHPEAERERIRDLSRYYCTVDRPALRLEAAAEEATHSAAHGDTSSSSTPDVRLSSDITLTALAQLAVFRFACNRAFISIIDGSNQYLIAEATKSISLRDKDQHDPDDGIYLGVRTLDLVWGVCPHSIALFTGQDPSKVVDSINVTANTSRYVVRDFTQEDFFKDRPYVTGWPYFRFYAEVPLYSPAGHVLGSFCVIDDKPRSDFGDREIASLREVADAVTQHLEHVRISHSHRRAESLVKGLTSFVKDHPAFDPTDVPGPSHGPTLVPSTEPAPPQPLSLTDDPLREPPTQLQSASSEMTGELTSLFSAVTCSEITATSTSVNVPGPRPVPVAVPDEVLPPDGSETHDSSVVVSDHTEYPVVSVIEREARSESLFRIFTRASLTLRDSMDLDGVVFLDASRCNAGVSVRPGQPGSWEPLPTTANPEFLADPYPSPVDLPGVGSLSNISEKPCEVLGSAQQDEVSANQPITEALLNQMIAAFPHGQFFNLQDWIDEEGGQSLSPSLEERSEGDHTMSNICRRLRQHLPDAYCVLFYPLWDWNQSRWLAGTLVWTQASNRALGVDELHYFKVFGDSIISEVARVDWASTQQSKSDFISSVSHELRSPLHGILASAELLQTTPLHSSQAHWMNMVKSCGLTLLDTLNHLLDFAKINNLTTTEEASPDQSKPSVTNLLTVFDLDDLIEEVTDVQYTGQRLAQAVAPLTGRPAQPTSTRPDGELTVVVRVQERSTWRIQSVAGAWRRIVMNLLGNSLKWTKAGFVEVSLSKARRESNPHTVLAHLSVTDTGSGISPDFLRHKLFSPFTQEDALSEGLGLGFSIVRQLVASLEGHIDVRSEVGVGTQVDIYIPVHPSAAQASRRGSPDELATPLPPMAACLIGFDGYPNPREIPTGILPAEAKRKLAIRSSLTSVLVQQPGWTLSLAESLDRAQGDVAVVEQGDLHPTPDKPSPLDSMVQRGFKYFIVLDSNKPLPQIEALAPNVVRVSQPFGPQKFDDAIRRVQTLAREAALNRPPSRPAPMPLQPSLSASPSLTPPSAPDSAIDFASPCTPLEPAHSHPPSKAPKDIHVLIVDDNDINLKILATFIRKIGCSYDTASNGLLALNTYKEATRRHDLILMDISMPVMDGIVATDHIRRYEKKNGLIPSRIIAVTGLGSADRQQQALSAGVDEYLVKPVSLRGLKKVMRIS